In a genomic window of Piliocolobus tephrosceles isolate RC106 chromosome 1, ASM277652v3, whole genome shotgun sequence:
- the CRNN gene encoding cornulin, which translates to MSQLLRNINGIIEAFRRYARTEGSCTALTRGELKRLLEQEFADVIVKPHDPATVDEILRLLDEDHTGTVEFKEFLVLLFKVAQACFKTLSESPEGACSSQESGSLHSGAWQELNEGQRSGTEVGRAGKGQHYEGSSHGQSKQPSRGQNRPGAQTQGQATGSAWVSSYDRQAESQSQERTSPQTQRSRHTEQTQRAGEGKRHQTTEMRPERQPQTREQDRAPQTGETVTGSGTQTQAGATQTVEQDSSHQTESTSTQTQEATNDQNRGTEIXXXXGQVRSQTSQAMTGGHAQTQAGSHTQTVEQDTSQTVSHGGAGEQGQTQTQPGSGQKWTQVSNPEAGETVPGGQAQTGASTESGRQEWSSTHPRHYVTEGQGDIQPTAVGEEWVDDHSRETAIFRLDQGNLHTSVSSAQGQDAAQPEEKRGITARELYSYLRSNKP; encoded by the exons ATGTCTCAGTTACTGAGAAACATCAATGGGATCATCGAGGCCTTCAGGCGCTATGCAAGGACGGAGGGCAGCTGCACAGCGCTCACCCGAGGGGAGCTGAAAAGACTCTTGGAGCAAGAGTTTGCCGATGTGATTGTG AAACCCCACGATCCAGCCACTGTGGATGAAATCCTGCGTCTGCTGGATGAAGACCACACAGGGACTGTGGAATTCAAGGAATTCCTGGTCTTGTTGTTTAAAGTCGCCCAGGCCTGTTTCAAGACACTGAGTGAGAGTCCTGAGGGAGCCTGCAGCTCTCAAGAGTCTGGAAGCCTCCATTCTGGGGCCTGGCAGGAGCTGAATGAAGGACAGAGAAGTGGCACTGAAGTGGGAAGGGCAGGGAAAGGGCAGCATTATGAGGGGAGCAGCCATGGACAGAGCAAGCAGCCTTCCAGAGGGCAGAACAGGCCTGGGGCTCAGACCCAGGGTCAGGCCACTGGCTCTGCGTGGGTCAGCAGCTATGACAGACAAGCTGAGTCCCAGAGCCAGGAGAGAACAAGTCCGCAGACACAACGCTCTAGGCACACAGAGCAGACCCAGAGAGCTGGAGAAGGCAAGAGGCATCAGACCACAGAGATGAGGCCAGAGAGACAGCCACAGACCAGGGAACAGGACAGAGCCCCCCAGACAGGTGAGACTGTGACTGGATCTGGAACTCAGACCCAGGCAGGTGCCACCCAGACCGTGGAGCAGGACAGCAGCCACCAGACAGAAAGCACCAGCACCCAGACACAGGAGGCCACCAATGACCAGAACAGAGGGACTGAGATCNNNNNNNNNNATGGTCAAGTCAGGAGCCAGACCAGCCAGGCTATGACAGGAGGACATGCTCAGACACAGGCAGGGTCACACACCCAGACTGTGGAGCAGGATACAAGCCAAACTGTAAGCCACGGAGGGGCTGGAGAACAGGGACAGACCCAGACACAGCCAGGCAGTGGTCAAAAATGGACACAAGTGAGCaaccctgaggcaggagagacagTACCAGGAGGACAGGCCCAGACTGGGGCAAGCACTGAGTCAGGAAGGCAGGAGTGGAGCAGCACTCACCCAAGGCACTATGTGACAGAAGGGCAGGGAGACATACAGCCCACTGCGGTTGGTGAGGAATGGGTTGATGACCACTCAAGGGAGACAGCAATCTTCAGGCTGGACCAGGGCAACTTGCATACCAGTGTTTCCTCAGCACAGGGCCAGGATGCAGCCCAGCCAGAAGAGAAGCGAGGCATCACAGCTAGGGAGCTGTATTCCTACTTGAGAAGCAACAAGCCATGA